In one window of Arctopsyche grandis isolate Sample6627 chromosome 6, ASM5162203v2, whole genome shotgun sequence DNA:
- the LOC143912617 gene encoding uncharacterized protein LOC143912617 — protein MCEIVNFASFLKLELELSIGDPFAWLRYVREIQKIVNGESQSVTLNNQQSSAKSDSASKQTVRKQNAGIHSGEFVNTRNKCIFEPRPELTYNDINNLYKPTNSSAKSSRAPVRYIGANTDSQLNYTESDSRQPPKEQKLFRRESIIASWQYLKKEQERALGGQKSVQTFAPTARRGRKVTRSHSAKENATNLRRFSSKRKSVIYSFDPTKQVLNEEYTFASDESEVCDSDQESFTERGSKIRSNLCLRHIDGELYPCQKSSSFDKIKCLLLRVFTNNNKTQ, from the exons ATGTGCGAGATCGTCAATTTCGCGTCCTTCCTCAAATTGGAGCTCGAATTATCAATTGGTGATCCTTTTGCATGGCTCCGATATGTGCGTGAAATTCAGAAAATTGTAAACGGTGAGTCACAATCGGTGACATTAAAT AATCAGCAATCGTCAGCAAAGTCTGATTCGGCGTCAAAACAGACTGTGCGCAAACAAAACGCAGGCATCCACTCTGGTGAATTTGTAAACACAAGAAACAAGTGTATATTTGAGCCGAGACCTGAGCTGACGTATAACGACATAAATAATCTGTACAAACCTACCAACTCGAGTGCTAAGAGTTCTCGTGCACCCGTACGATACATCGGAGCCAATACTGACAGTCAATTGAATTACACCGAGAGCGATTCTCGCCAGCCGCCGAAAGAACAGAAGCTGTTCCGTAGGGAATCGATCATAGCCAGCTGGCAGTATCTGAAGAAGGAGCAAGAGCGAGCTCTTGGCGGTCAAAAGTCCGTTCAGACCTTCGCTCCGACTGCCAGGCGCGGTCGAAAAGTGACGAGGAGTCACAGTGCCAAAGAAAACGCTACAAATTTGAGAAGATTTTCGTCAAAACGCAAAAGTGTCATCTACAGCTTCGACCCGACCAAGCAAGTTTTGAATGAAGAGTACACATTTGCCTCGGACGAGTCCGAAGTCTGCGACAGTGATCAAGAATCGTTCACCGAACGAGGATCTAAGATTCGCTCTAATTTATGTCTGAGGCATATTGATGGAGAGTTGTACCCGTGTCAGAAATCATCctcatttgataaaataaaatgtttgttGTTGCGCGTCTTcaccaataataataaaacacaataa